Proteins co-encoded in one Christiangramia fulva genomic window:
- a CDS encoding diacylglycerol/lipid kinase family protein encodes MVNFKEVLLVVNPISGGISKKEIIEKVRERLQKLSVGFHLYTTSGKEDIQDIKNLIGDKKIDHLLVGGGDGTINLVADAIKELDVSMGIIPAGSANGLAVNLNIPKQLDKQIDIALGGHYINMDVLCLNEIICLHMSDLGINAELIRNYEDSSIRGKFGYLLQSLPTLIQSEFPFHFTIETEDFKREEKAVLLGIANANKYGTGANVNPKGKPDDGVFEILIFKRLNFMEIIKTLRNEVDLDPSVVEILPVKSARIKCRKPEAFQADGEYLGKVTDVQIRILPQKLKIAVPKPN; translated from the coding sequence ATGGTAAATTTTAAGGAAGTTTTATTGGTTGTAAATCCCATTTCGGGAGGAATTTCCAAAAAAGAAATCATTGAAAAAGTCCGCGAAAGGCTACAAAAATTATCGGTCGGTTTTCACTTGTATACAACTTCGGGCAAGGAAGATATACAGGATATCAAAAATCTCATTGGCGATAAAAAAATTGACCATCTTCTGGTTGGTGGTGGTGATGGAACTATCAATTTGGTTGCCGACGCGATAAAGGAGCTTGATGTAAGTATGGGAATAATTCCTGCCGGATCGGCGAATGGGCTGGCTGTGAATTTAAATATCCCCAAACAGCTTGACAAGCAAATTGATATAGCTCTTGGAGGTCATTATATCAATATGGATGTTCTGTGCCTTAACGAGATCATTTGCTTACACATGAGCGATCTTGGTATAAACGCTGAACTGATCAGAAATTACGAAGATTCTTCTATTCGCGGGAAGTTTGGCTATTTACTTCAATCCCTTCCCACACTCATCCAAAGCGAATTTCCTTTTCATTTTACTATTGAAACAGAAGATTTTAAGCGCGAAGAAAAAGCGGTTTTACTGGGTATTGCCAATGCGAACAAATATGGTACGGGAGCCAATGTGAATCCAAAAGGAAAGCCAGATGACGGGGTTTTTGAAATTCTGATCTTCAAAAGGCTCAATTTTATGGAAATCATAAAAACCCTTCGAAACGAAGTAGATCTTGACCCTTCAGTGGTCGAGATACTCCCTGTTAAAAGTGCCCGTATTAAATGTCGCAAACCCGAGGCCTTTCAGGCAGACGGTGAATACCTTGGAAAAGTAACCGATGTGCAAATAAGGATACTTCCTCAAAAATTAAAAATAGCCGTTCCTAAACCAAATTAA
- a CDS encoding vanadium-dependent haloperoxidase, with translation MKRIVILAVFSAFLISCNQGNKEITVTADDYHYANDNVSKTMVHDIFSPPVASRVYAYTNIAAYEVMAQFDKNYKSLVGQVHGLSPVPKPDSDKINPDIAAIVAFYDIGTELVFSEDILKSKRDSLFIKWKEMDEETFNISEKYGLKVASHIKDWMAKDNYAETRTMPKFSVHTEDEGRWQPTPPSYMDGIEPHWMKIRPFVIKTCDQFKPAPPPTFSMQEGTKFHNELMEVYNIKEEIDSVGDDDERMDIAKFWDCNPYVSINRGHLMFATKKITPGGHWIGITKIACKKANADLDKSISAYTQTAIAIADGFISCWDEKYRSNLVRPETLINKYIDENWTPVLQTPPFPEYTSGHSVVSGAAAISLTDIFGDDFAFDDDTEMDYGLPIRSYNSFNEASAEAANSRLYGGIHYRSAIEVGLVQGRQLGNYVINNLQLTNTDQDQVASK, from the coding sequence ATGAAAAGGATTGTAATACTTGCTGTTTTTAGTGCTTTTTTGATTTCCTGCAACCAGGGAAACAAAGAGATAACAGTAACTGCAGATGATTATCACTATGCTAATGATAATGTGAGTAAAACCATGGTGCACGACATTTTTTCGCCACCTGTGGCCAGCAGGGTATATGCTTATACCAACATCGCTGCCTATGAGGTGATGGCCCAGTTTGATAAAAATTATAAAAGCCTTGTGGGTCAGGTTCATGGCCTAAGTCCAGTACCAAAACCAGATTCTGATAAGATCAATCCCGATATTGCAGCGATTGTTGCTTTTTATGATATAGGGACCGAGCTGGTTTTTTCTGAAGATATTTTAAAAAGTAAGCGGGACAGCCTTTTTATTAAATGGAAAGAAATGGATGAGGAAACCTTCAATATCTCTGAAAAATATGGATTGAAGGTGGCATCACATATAAAAGACTGGATGGCTAAAGATAATTATGCCGAAACCAGAACGATGCCTAAATTCTCAGTTCATACTGAAGATGAAGGACGCTGGCAGCCTACACCTCCTTCGTATATGGACGGTATTGAACCTCACTGGATGAAAATCCGACCTTTTGTGATTAAAACCTGTGATCAGTTCAAACCCGCACCACCGCCAACTTTTTCTATGCAGGAGGGAACCAAATTCCACAATGAACTGATGGAGGTTTATAATATTAAAGAAGAAATAGATTCAGTTGGCGATGATGATGAACGAATGGATATTGCCAAATTCTGGGATTGTAATCCTTACGTGTCCATCAACCGCGGTCATCTTATGTTTGCTACTAAAAAGATCACACCGGGGGGTCATTGGATTGGCATCACCAAAATCGCCTGTAAAAAGGCCAATGCCGATCTTGACAAATCCATTTCAGCATATACTCAAACCGCTATTGCGATAGCCGATGGTTTTATTAGCTGTTGGGATGAAAAATACCGAAGTAACCTGGTTAGACCGGAGACTCTTATCAATAAATATATAGATGAAAACTGGACGCCGGTATTACAAACTCCTCCTTTTCCAGAATATACCAGTGGACATTCGGTGGTTTCGGGAGCTGCCGCTATTTCACTAACCGATATTTTTGGAGATGATTTCGCATTTGATGACGATACTGAAATGGATTATGGGCTGCCTATAAGAAGCTATAATTCTTTTAATGAAGCATCGGCTGAAGCTGCTAATAGTCGTTTATATGGAGGGATCCATTATAGATCGGCTATCGAGGTTGGACTTGTTCAGGGCCGCCAACTTGGCAATTATGTGATTAATAATCTTCAATTGACTAATACTGATCAGGATCAGGTAGCATCTAAATAA
- a CDS encoding VCBS repeat-containing protein — translation MKNQEFLKLPINKITILLLGLVITACSNKEKKFFSNPSAKDSGLDFTNTLTETRDQNILDYLYFYNGGGVAIGDINNDGLVDVYFTGNQVKNQLYLNKGNLKFENITEKAGAAGNSTWNTGCTMADVNGDGLLDIYVSAVVGINGFIGHNELYINNGDLTFTESSEEYGLDLENYSSQAAFFDADNDGDLDVYILNHAVHTNESFGPADIRNHRVNESGDKLFLNENGKFVDVSEKAGIYGGANSYGLGISTADFNNDGFTDIYVGNDFHEDDYYYLNNGDGTFSEQLKSKFGHISRFSMGNDAADINNDGFVDLITLDMLPEDEKVLKASAGEDNVNLHNFRINKLGYHPQYSRNMLQMNQGGEFFAETALMSGVAATDWSWGALFADFDEDGQQDLFISNGIPKRPNDLDYVKFTSNEQIQQKLDQTTLVDKKAIDLMPSGAVTNYVFKGGKQGEFENMSKHWISNDSIISTGVAYADLDNDGDIDIITNNINKPASIYLNDYAEGDFLKLKLSTSTKNTRAIGSKAILYTSEGRQYRQLYATKAYQSSSEPTLFFGIKKAVKIDSLSIIWPDQRLQTLVNVKRNSTLELSPKPGDKKVDIHKLFYEDQPRWFTPVSSDHGLDFKHEENLFNDFDLQKLIPHMLSDYGPAVVVSDLNNDGNEDVAFGSSRYHPSKIYLQNKDGFHDDLQIDEIRNDSLAEDVNMLVEDFNADNYKDILIVSGGGESVGKSEWLLNRLYFGSAEGKFTKDSLFPKIYNNASVARAADYDNDGDLDIFIGSNASNYDYGAIPSSYLLKNDNGHFSVVKNNGLFDDLGMVNDAIWEDFDGDGDQDLIVVGEWMSPIFLKNDKGNFSKAQGILEDENLNGLWQKILAFDIDGDGDKDFLLGNWGLNTKLQASADHPLLMYYKDFDDNGLSETLIASAKNGKYYLINGMDELASQLSQLIRKRFNTYKEFAGKSVDHVFTKEELESAKLLKVHTMASGYLENNNGHFSFKPFDHQLQVAPLRAMLAYDFNKDGKKEVLLGGNYFGITPYHGKFDSFGGALLINSYKILNSSQIGLNLSQKSVKDLSVLHISEDPYLLVTINDSKIELYKINY, via the coding sequence ATGAAAAACCAAGAATTTTTGAAATTACCAATTAATAAAATAACGATCCTATTATTGGGACTGGTCATTACTGCCTGTAGCAATAAGGAAAAAAAGTTTTTTTCAAATCCTTCAGCTAAAGACTCGGGCCTTGATTTTACCAATACCCTTACCGAAACCAGGGATCAGAATATCCTGGACTACCTGTATTTCTATAACGGTGGGGGAGTAGCCATTGGAGATATTAATAATGATGGCCTTGTTGATGTTTATTTTACAGGAAATCAGGTGAAAAATCAGCTTTATTTGAATAAAGGAAACCTGAAATTTGAAAATATTACCGAAAAAGCAGGTGCTGCCGGAAACAGTACCTGGAATACGGGCTGCACAATGGCCGATGTCAATGGAGATGGACTTCTGGATATTTACGTTTCAGCGGTCGTGGGAATAAACGGCTTTATCGGGCATAATGAGCTCTATATCAATAATGGAGACCTCACTTTTACCGAAAGCTCAGAAGAATATGGTCTTGACCTTGAAAATTACTCTTCTCAGGCCGCCTTTTTTGATGCCGATAATGATGGAGATCTGGATGTCTATATTCTGAATCATGCGGTACATACCAATGAGTCTTTTGGACCCGCTGATATCAGAAATCATCGTGTGAATGAAAGCGGCGATAAACTCTTTCTAAATGAAAATGGAAAGTTTGTAGATGTTAGTGAAAAAGCTGGTATTTACGGAGGTGCGAACAGCTACGGCCTTGGCATAAGTACCGCCGATTTCAATAATGATGGATTTACAGATATTTATGTAGGCAATGATTTCCATGAAGACGATTATTATTATCTGAATAATGGTGACGGGACTTTTTCTGAGCAATTAAAGTCGAAATTTGGGCATATTTCGCGTTTTTCCATGGGAAATGATGCTGCAGACATCAATAATGACGGATTTGTTGATCTAATTACCCTGGATATGCTTCCGGAAGATGAAAAAGTGTTAAAAGCTTCTGCCGGAGAAGACAATGTTAATTTGCACAATTTCCGGATCAATAAGCTGGGTTATCATCCGCAGTACAGTCGAAATATGTTGCAGATGAACCAGGGCGGTGAATTTTTTGCTGAAACAGCTTTAATGAGTGGAGTAGCGGCTACCGACTGGAGCTGGGGTGCACTTTTCGCCGATTTTGATGAAGACGGTCAGCAGGATCTGTTCATTTCTAACGGAATTCCGAAGCGGCCGAATGACCTTGACTATGTGAAATTCACTTCTAATGAGCAAATTCAGCAGAAACTCGATCAAACCACTCTGGTAGATAAAAAGGCGATTGACCTGATGCCTTCGGGAGCGGTGACAAATTATGTTTTCAAAGGTGGTAAACAGGGGGAGTTCGAAAATATGTCAAAGCACTGGATTTCTAATGATTCCATTATCTCTACCGGGGTAGCTTATGCCGATCTTGATAATGACGGTGATATTGACATCATCACTAACAACATCAATAAACCGGCGTCCATTTACCTAAATGATTATGCCGAAGGTGATTTCCTAAAATTGAAACTTTCAACATCTACAAAGAATACCCGCGCCATTGGTTCTAAGGCTATCCTCTATACCAGTGAGGGCAGGCAATATCGGCAGCTCTATGCTACAAAGGCGTATCAAAGTTCTTCAGAGCCCACACTGTTCTTTGGGATTAAAAAGGCTGTAAAGATAGATTCTTTGAGTATTATCTGGCCAGATCAGCGCTTGCAAACCCTTGTGAATGTAAAACGTAATTCAACTTTAGAACTGAGCCCCAAGCCTGGAGATAAAAAAGTAGATATCCATAAGTTGTTTTATGAAGATCAACCAAGGTGGTTCACACCGGTTTCCAGCGATCATGGCCTGGACTTTAAGCATGAGGAAAATCTTTTTAACGATTTTGACCTTCAGAAATTAATTCCTCACATGCTTTCAGATTATGGGCCAGCCGTAGTGGTTAGCGATTTAAATAATGATGGTAATGAAGATGTGGCTTTTGGATCTTCAAGATATCATCCTTCTAAGATTTACCTTCAGAACAAGGATGGTTTTCATGATGATCTCCAAATTGATGAAATAAGGAATGATTCCCTCGCTGAAGATGTAAATATGCTTGTGGAAGATTTCAATGCTGATAATTATAAAGATATACTTATTGTTTCGGGAGGGGGCGAATCTGTTGGCAAGAGCGAATGGCTTTTAAACCGTCTCTATTTTGGTTCGGCTGAAGGAAAATTCACAAAAGATTCTTTATTTCCCAAAATATACAATAACGCTTCTGTTGCCAGGGCTGCAGATTATGATAATGACGGGGACCTTGATATTTTTATCGGCTCCAATGCCAGCAATTATGACTATGGGGCCATTCCTTCCTCTTACCTTCTAAAAAATGATAATGGCCATTTTTCTGTAGTTAAAAATAATGGACTTTTCGACGATCTGGGAATGGTGAATGATGCTATTTGGGAAGATTTTGACGGCGATGGTGATCAGGATCTTATCGTGGTTGGAGAGTGGATGTCTCCCATTTTTCTAAAAAATGACAAAGGTAATTTCAGTAAAGCCCAGGGAATTCTTGAAGATGAAAACCTTAACGGTCTTTGGCAAAAGATCTTGGCTTTTGATATAGATGGCGATGGTGATAAAGACTTTTTATTAGGCAATTGGGGATTGAATACCAAACTCCAGGCTTCTGCTGATCATCCATTATTAATGTATTATAAAGATTTTGACGATAATGGGCTCAGTGAAACTTTAATTGCTTCTGCTAAAAATGGCAAGTATTATCTTATAAATGGTATGGATGAGCTTGCATCACAGCTTAGTCAGTTAATCAGAAAGCGGTTTAATACCTATAAAGAATTTGCGGGGAAATCTGTAGACCACGTGTTTACAAAAGAAGAGCTGGAAAGTGCCAAACTTCTTAAAGTGCATACCATGGCTTCGGGTTACCTGGAAAATAACAATGGGCACTTTAGCTTTAAACCCTTTGATCATCAGCTGCAGGTAGCACCTTTGCGTGCAATGTTGGCTTATGATTTTAATAAAGACGGAAAAAAGGAAGTCTTGCTTGGAGGTAACTACTTTGGAATCACCCCTTACCATGGGAAATTCGATTCTTTTGGTGGTGCGTTACTTATAAATTCATATAAAATTCTTAATTCCAGCCAGATAGGTTTAAATTTGTCGCAAAAATCGGTTAAAGATTTATCGGTTCTGCATATTTCCGAAGACCCCTATTTACTGGTTACTATTAACGATTCAAAGATTGAGTTATATAAAATTAATTACTGA
- a CDS encoding FG-GAP-like repeat-containing protein: protein MTKKFFPIFSLATLMVLFSCKSDEENKSAAVEKVNKNTLYSLMPSSETGVTFVNEVKNRPDFNIFKYRNFYNGGGVAIGDINNDGLPDIYLSGNMKPNKLYLNKGNFKFEDISKSAGVEGNKPWSTGVNMVDINQDGLLDIYVSNAGNMEGNNHDNDLYINNGDLTFTEKAKEYNLAETGFSTHASFFDYDKDGDLDAYILNNSNIPVTSLGYAEQRNVRAQDWEGVPKIFRGVGDMLMRNDNGKFVDVSEEAGIYGSLIGFGLGVMVSDFNNDLYPDIYVSNDFYERDYLYINNQDGTFTEDIENWTSHLCLSAMGIDFADINNDGYNDIFITDMLPDSEERTKSVMEFEGYNVFKLKQSKDFFQQYIHNTLQLNNGNNTFSEIAHFSGVESTDWSWAGLMFDMDNDGNRDIFVTNGINHDLTDLDFVQFFANEIIQKMALTGKKEAIDSIINKMPVTPLPNYAFMNTGDLKFKNMASEWGLGIPSLSNGCAYGDLDNDGDLDLVVNNVNMESFVYRNNTEKLKDRNYLKIKLEGDEKNKFAIGSSVRLYHDGQVILQEENPSRGFQSSMDYTMNIGLGKTKNIDSLRIIWPDDFTQLLTNVEPNQTLLLKRADATEKYKIPAAEKPKQLLTELPNTTFDTHHENNYTDFDYEGMISKQLSQEGPALAVGDINGDGNDDIFVGGAKEQPGVIYIGAGNGKLRKTTQPALVTDYLFEDTAAELFDADGDGDLDLMVGSGGNEIGEQQNYRPRLYLNDGKGKFTPSTEIIPSVNQNVSVIAPFDFDNDGDIDVFVGSRSVPVNYGVDPQHLFLENRGGGKFVNATERIAFDTKYAGMITSAIWEDIDGDKIKDLVTVSDWGAPMIFKNSGKRLSNYKTNLSNYTGWWNTVAAADLDNDGDQDLIIGNNGTNIAYETSKENPMRMWINDFDNNGTIEQIVTKQKDGKDYPLHMKKEMIGQLSFLKKQNLKASDYAKRTIQELMPKDKLQNGIMKEAIISATVIAVNNGDGSFEVKELPGRVQFSCVCGISCSDINNDGNLDLLMAGNNFEFKPQFSRLDASFGNVLLGDGKLNFEWQDYNKSGFAIKDEVKYLKRFKDSKGRTFIIAAVNNEKPRIFEITN, encoded by the coding sequence ATGACAAAGAAATTTTTTCCAATATTTTCGCTTGCTACCTTGATGGTTTTATTTTCCTGTAAATCAGATGAAGAAAATAAATCTGCCGCGGTTGAAAAAGTGAATAAGAATACCCTTTATTCTCTTATGCCTTCTTCAGAAACAGGCGTCACCTTTGTTAATGAAGTAAAGAACCGTCCCGATTTTAATATTTTTAAATACAGGAATTTCTATAATGGCGGAGGGGTTGCCATTGGGGATATCAACAATGATGGTCTGCCAGATATTTACCTTTCCGGAAATATGAAGCCTAATAAACTTTATCTTAATAAAGGTAATTTCAAATTTGAAGATATTTCGAAATCAGCCGGAGTGGAAGGCAATAAACCCTGGTCTACGGGAGTGAATATGGTTGATATCAACCAGGATGGACTACTGGATATTTATGTGAGTAACGCCGGGAATATGGAAGGCAACAACCATGACAATGATCTCTATATCAATAATGGCGATCTTACCTTTACCGAAAAAGCAAAAGAATACAATCTCGCTGAAACAGGTTTTAGTACCCATGCCTCCTTTTTTGATTACGATAAAGACGGCGATCTTGATGCCTATATCCTTAATAACAGTAATATTCCGGTTACCAGTCTGGGCTATGCGGAACAGAGAAATGTAAGGGCCCAGGACTGGGAAGGGGTTCCTAAAATTTTCAGGGGTGTGGGTGATATGCTTATGCGAAACGATAACGGAAAATTTGTTGATGTTAGCGAAGAAGCGGGAATTTACGGAAGTTTAATAGGCTTTGGACTGGGCGTGATGGTGAGCGATTTCAATAATGACCTGTATCCTGATATATACGTTTCAAACGATTTTTACGAACGTGATTATTTGTACATAAATAACCAGGATGGAACTTTTACCGAAGATATCGAAAACTGGACCTCTCATCTTTGCCTTTCAGCTATGGGAATCGATTTTGCCGATATCAATAATGATGGTTATAACGATATTTTTATCACTGACATGCTTCCAGATTCTGAAGAACGTACCAAATCGGTCATGGAATTTGAAGGCTACAATGTTTTCAAATTAAAACAGAGCAAAGATTTCTTTCAGCAATACATTCACAATACACTGCAGCTTAATAATGGTAATAATACATTTTCTGAAATAGCCCATTTTAGCGGTGTCGAAAGCACCGACTGGAGCTGGGCAGGGCTCATGTTTGATATGGATAACGATGGGAACCGCGATATTTTTGTAACCAACGGAATCAATCATGATCTTACGGATCTTGATTTTGTACAGTTCTTTGCCAATGAGATCATTCAAAAAATGGCTCTTACAGGTAAAAAGGAAGCCATTGATTCCATTATCAATAAAATGCCGGTTACTCCACTCCCCAATTATGCTTTTATGAATACCGGGGACCTGAAATTTAAAAATATGGCCAGTGAATGGGGACTTGGTATTCCAAGTCTTTCTAATGGCTGCGCTTACGGTGACCTTGATAACGATGGTGATCTTGACCTGGTGGTGAACAATGTGAATATGGAATCTTTTGTGTATCGCAACAATACCGAAAAACTGAAAGATCGAAATTATCTCAAAATAAAACTTGAAGGAGATGAGAAAAATAAATTTGCCATTGGCAGCAGCGTGCGTTTATATCATGACGGACAGGTAATTCTTCAGGAAGAAAATCCTTCCAGGGGCTTCCAGTCTTCGATGGATTACACTATGAATATTGGCCTTGGAAAAACCAAAAATATTGACAGCCTTCGTATTATCTGGCCAGACGATTTTACGCAATTACTAACCAATGTGGAGCCTAATCAAACGCTCCTGCTTAAGCGGGCAGACGCTACCGAAAAATATAAGATCCCTGCTGCCGAAAAGCCAAAACAGTTGCTCACAGAACTGCCCAATACTACTTTTGATACCCATCATGAAAATAACTATACCGATTTTGATTACGAGGGAATGATCTCTAAGCAGCTTTCTCAGGAAGGACCTGCACTTGCCGTAGGCGATATTAATGGGGATGGGAATGACGATATCTTTGTTGGGGGCGCAAAAGAGCAGCCAGGAGTTATTTATATAGGTGCAGGAAATGGAAAACTTCGAAAAACTACTCAGCCGGCTTTGGTGACAGATTATTTATTTGAAGATACTGCTGCCGAACTTTTTGATGCCGATGGGGATGGTGACCTGGACCTGATGGTCGGTTCTGGCGGAAATGAAATTGGAGAACAGCAAAATTATCGTCCGCGTTTGTATCTAAATGATGGAAAAGGAAAATTTACTCCTTCAACTGAAATAATTCCATCTGTAAACCAAAATGTCTCTGTGATCGCGCCTTTTGATTTCGATAATGATGGTGATATTGATGTTTTCGTAGGCTCCAGGAGTGTACCGGTGAATTATGGCGTGGATCCTCAGCATTTGTTCCTCGAGAATCGCGGTGGCGGTAAATTTGTAAATGCTACCGAACGCATTGCTTTCGATACCAAATATGCCGGGATGATCACCAGTGCGATCTGGGAAGATATTGATGGAGATAAAATCAAGGATCTGGTAACGGTTTCCGACTGGGGTGCACCCATGATTTTCAAAAATTCAGGTAAAAGGCTTTCAAATTATAAAACCAATTTGAGCAATTATACCGGCTGGTGGAACACCGTTGCAGCTGCCGATCTTGATAATGATGGTGACCAGGATCTGATTATTGGCAATAATGGCACTAATATCGCCTATGAAACTTCTAAAGAAAATCCCATGCGAATGTGGATCAATGATTTTGACAATAACGGAACGATAGAACAGATAGTAACCAAGCAGAAGGATGGAAAAGATTATCCCTTACACATGAAAAAGGAAATGATCGGACAGCTAAGTTTTCTGAAAAAGCAAAATTTGAAGGCTTCAGATTATGCAAAAAGAACCATTCAGGAATTGATGCCTAAAGACAAGCTCCAAAATGGTATTATGAAAGAAGCGATCATCTCGGCAACCGTGATCGCCGTAAACAATGGGGATGGCAGTTTTGAAGTTAAGGAACTTCCCGGCAGGGTTCAATTTTCCTGCGTTTGCGGAATTTCCTGTTCCGATATTAATAATGACGGGAATCTGGATCTGCTTATGGCCGGCAACAATTTTGAATTCAAACCTCAGTTTTCACGCCTGGATGCAAGTTTTGGGAATGTTCTTTTAGGAGATGGTAAACTGAATTTTGAATGGCAGGATTATAATAAAAGCGGATTTGCAATAAAAGATGAAGTTAAGTATCTGAAAAGATTTAAAGACAGCAAAGGGAGGACTTTTATCATAGCGGCAGTTAACAATGAAAAACCAAGAATTTTTGAAATTACCAATTAA